One window of the Ictidomys tridecemlineatus isolate mIctTri1 chromosome 11, mIctTri1.hap1, whole genome shotgun sequence genome contains the following:
- the Emc1 gene encoding ER membrane protein complex subunit 1 isoform X4 — MAATLASRCWLWAALLIPAAAVYEDQVGKFDWRQQYVGKLKFASLEFSPGSKKLVVATEKNVIAALNSRTGEILWRHVDKGTAEGAVDAMLLHGQDAITVSNGGRIMRSWETNIGGLNWEITLDSGSFQALGLVGLQDSVRYVAVLKRTTLALHHLSSGHLKWVEQLPESDSIHYQMVYSYGSGVVWALGIVPFSHVNIVKFNVEDGEIVQQVRVSTPWLHRLTGACGLVDEAVLVCPDPGSRSLHTLALETEWELRQIPLQSLDLEFGSGFQPRVLPTQPTPVDPSRAQFFLQLSPNHYALLHYHHGALSLLKNFPQTALVSFGTTGEKTVAAVMTCRNEVDSLACFNQTYTINLYLVETGRRLLDTAISFSLEQNDTRPERLYIQVFLKKDDSVGYRALVQTQDHLLLFLQQLAGKVVLWTREESLAEVVCLEMVDLPLTGAQAELEGEFGKKADGLLGMFLKRLSSQLILLQAWTSHLWKMFYDARKPRSQIKNEINIDTLARDEFNLQKMMVMVTASGKLFGIESSSGTILWKQYLPNVKPDSSFKLMVQRTTAHFPHPPQCTLLVKDKETGMSSLYVFNPIFGKWSQVAPPVLKRPILQSLLLPVMDQDYAKVLLLIDDEYKVTAFPATRNVLRQLHELAPSIFFYLVDAEQGRLSGYRLRKDLTTELSWELTIPPEVQRIVKVKGKRSSEHVHSQGRVMGDRSVLYKSLNPNLLAVVTESMDVHHERTFIGIFLIDGVTGRIIHSSVQKKAKGPVHIVHSENWVVYQYWNTKARRNELTALELYEGTEQYNATAFSSLDRPQLPQVLQQSYIFPSSISAMEATITERGITSRHLLIGLPSGAILSLPKALLDPRRPEIPTEQSREENLIPYSPDVQIHAERFINYNQTVSRMRGIYTAPSGLESTCLVVAYGLDIYQTRVYPSKQFDVLKDDYDYVLISSVLFGLVFATMITKRLAQVKLLNRAWR; from the exons GAGACAGCAGTATGTTGGGAAGCTCAAGTTTGCCTCCTTGGAATTTTCCCCTGGATCCAAGAAGTTGGTTGTGGCCACGGAGAAGAATGTGATTGCAGCTTTAAATTCCCGAACTGGGGAAATCT TGTGGCGCCACGTGGACAAGGGCACGGCAGAGGGGGCTGTGGACGCCATGCTGCTCCATGGACAGG ATGCAATCACTGTGTCCAATGGAGGCCGCATCATGCGTTCCTGGGAGACTAACATTGGGGGCCTGAACTGGGAGATAACCTTGGACAGTGGCAG TTTCCAGGCACTTGGGCTGGTGGGCCTGCAGGACTCTGTGAGGTATGTTGCAGTCCTGAAGAGGACGACTCTTGCCCTCCATCACCTCTCCAGTGGGCATCTGAAGTGGGTAGAACAACTCCCAGAAAG TGACAGCATCCACTACCAGATGGTGTATTCCTACGGCTCTGGGGTGGTGTGGGCCCTCGGCATCGTTCCCTTTAGCCATGTGAACATTGTCAAGTTTAACGTGGAAGATGGAGAGATTGTTCAGCAG GTCAGGGTTTCGACTCCGTGGCTGCACCGTCTTACCGGAGCCTGTGGCCTGGTGGATGAGGCTGTGCTGGTGTGCCCTGACCCAGGCTCACGATCCCTCCACACTTTGGCCCTGGAGACAGAGTGGGAACTGCGGCAGATCCCACTGCAG TCTCTTGACTTAGAATTTGGAAGTGGATTCCAACCCCGGGTCCTGCCAACACAGCCCACCCCAGTGGATCCTTCTCGGGCCCAGTTCTTCCTACAGTTGTCCCCAAATCACTATGCTCTGTTGCACTACCACCATGGGGCTCTGAGTCTGCTCAAGAACTTCCCCCAG ACTGCCCTGGTGAGCTTTGGCACCACTGGGGAGAAAACCGTGGCTGCAGTCATGACCTGTCGGAACGAAGTA GACTCGCTGGCTTGCTTCAACCAGACCTACACCATTAACCTCTACTTAGTAGAGACGGGTCGGCGACTGCTGGACACTGCAATTTCATTTAGCCTGGAACAGAATGACACTCGGCCAGAGCGG CTGTACATCCAGGTGTTCTTGAAGAAGGACGACTCAGTTGGCTACCGGGCCTTGGTGCAGACGCAGGATCACTTGCTCCTTTTTCTACAGCAGCTGG CAGGGAAGGTGGTGTTGTGGACCCGGGAGGAGTCCCTGGCAGAAGTGGTGTGCCTGGAAATGGTGGACCTCCCCCTGACTGGGGCGCAGGCTGAGCTGGAAGGAGAATTTGGCAAGAAGGCAG ATGGCCTGCTGGGGATGTTCCTGAAACGCCTCTCGTCTCAGCTCATCCTGCTGCAGGCGTGGACTTCACACCTCTGGAAAATGTTCTATGATGCTCGGAAGCCCCGAAGTCAGATTAAGAACGAGATCAACATCGACACCTTGGCCAGAGATGAGTTCAACTTGCagaagatgatggtgatggtaacaGCCTCAGGCAAG CTTTTTGGCATTGAGAGCAGCTCTGGCACCATCCTGTGGAAACAGTATCTACCCAATGTCAAGCCAGACTCCTCCTTTAAACTGATGGTCCAGAGAACGACTGCTCacttcccccacccaccccagtgcACCCTCCTGGTGAAGGACAAG GAAACAGGAATGAGTTCTCTGTACGTCTTTAATCCCATTTTTGGGAAGTGGAGTCAAGTGGCTCCCCCCGTGCTAAAGCGGCCCATCTTGCAGTCCTTGCTTCTCCCGGTCATGGATCAAGACTATGCCAAGGTGCTGCTGTTGATAGATGATGAGTACAAG GTCACAGCTTTCCCAGCCACACGGAATGTCTTGAGACAGCTACATGAGCTTGCCCCTTCCATCTTCTTCTATTTGGTGGATGCAGAGCAGGGACGGCTGAGTGGATACCGGCTTCGAAAG GATCTCACCACTGAACTGAGTTGGGAGCTGACCATTCCCCCAGAAGTACAGCGGATTGTCAAGGTGAAGGGGAAACGCAGCAGCGAGCATGTCCATTCCCAGGGCCGGGTGATGGGGGACCGCAGTGTGCTCTACAAG AGCCTGAATCCCAACCTGCTGGCCGTGGTGACCGAGAGCATGGATGTCCACCATGAACGCACCTTCATTGGCATCTTCCTCATTGATGGTGTCACTGGGCGTATCATCCACTCATCTGTGCAGAAGAAAGCCAAGGGCCCTGTCCATATTGTGCATTCAGAGAATTGGGTGGTG TATCAGTACTGGAACACCAAGGCGCGGCGCAACGAGCTTACTGCACTGGAGCTCTATGAGGGTACCGAGCAGTACAATGCCACCGCCTTCAGCTCCCTGGACCGTCCCCAGCTGCCCCAGGTCCTCCAGCAATCCTACATCTTCCCGTCCTCCATCAGTGCCATGGAAGCCACCATCACTGAGCGGGGCATCACCAGCCGACACCTGCTCA TTGGGCTCCCTTCTGGAGCAATTCTTTCCCTCCCCAAGGCCTTGCTGGATCCCCGGCGTCCTGAGATCCCAACGGAACAAAGCAG agaggagaaccTAATCCCGTATTCTCCAGACGTACAGATACATGCAGAGCGGTTCATCAACTACAACCAGACGGTCTCCCGGATGCGAGGCATCTACACGGCTCCCTCAGGCCTGGAGTCCACTTGTTTG GTTGTGGCCTATGGTTTGGACATTTACCAAACGCGAGTCTACCCATCCAAACAGTTTGATGTCCTGAAGGATGACTATGACTATGTGTTAATCAGCAGTGTCCTCTTTGGCCTTGTTTTTGCCACCATGATCACTAAGAGACTGGCACAGGTGAAACTCCTGAATCGAGCCTGGCGGTAA
- the Emc1 gene encoding ER membrane protein complex subunit 1 isoform X2, with protein MAATLASRCWLWAALLIPAAAVYEDQVGKFDWRQQYVGKLKFASLEFSPGSKKLVVATEKNVIAALNSRTGEILWRHVDKGTAEGAVDAMLLHGQDAITVSNGGRIMRSWETNIGGLNWEITLDSGSFQALGLVGLQDSVRYVAVLKRTTLALHHLSSGHLKWVEQLPESDSIHYQMVYSYGSGVVWALGIVPFSHVNIVKFNVEDGEIVQQVRVSTPWLHRLTGACGLVDEAVLVCPDPGSRSLHTLALETEWELRQIPLQSLDLEFGSGFQPRVLPTQPTPVDPSRAQFFLQLSPNHYALLHYHHGALSLLKNFPQTALVSFGTTGEKTVAAVMTCRNEVKPSNSEDGSMGSFSEKSSAQDSLACFNQTYTINLYLVETGRRLLDTAISFSLEQNDTRPERLYIQVFLKKDDSVGYRALVQTQDHLLLFLQQLAGKVVLWTREESLAEVVCLEMVDLPLTGAQAELEGEFGKKADGLLGMFLKRLSSQLILLQAWTSHLWKMFYDARKPRSQIKNEINIDTLARDEFNLQKMMVMVTASGKLFGIESSSGTILWKQYLPNVKPDSSFKLMVQRTTAHFPHPPQCTLLVKDKETGMSSLYVFNPIFGKWSQVAPPVLKRPILQSLLLPVMDQDYAKVLLLIDDEYKVTAFPATRNVLRQLHELAPSIFFYLVDAEQGRLSGYRLRKDLTTELSWELTIPPEVQRIVKVKGKRSSEHVHSQGRVMGDRSVLYKSLNPNLLAVVTESMDVHHERTFIGIFLIDGVTGRIIHSSVQKKAKGPVHIVHSENWVVYQYWNTKARRNELTALELYEGTEQYNATAFSSLDRPQLPQVLQQSYIFPSSISAMEATITERGITSRHLLIGLPSGAILSLPKALLDPRRPEIPTEQSREENLIPYSPDVQIHAERFINYNQTVSRMRGIYTAPSGLESTCLVVAYGLDIYQTRVYPSKQFDVLKDDYDYVLISSVLFGLVFATMITKRLAQVKLLNRAWR; from the exons GAGACAGCAGTATGTTGGGAAGCTCAAGTTTGCCTCCTTGGAATTTTCCCCTGGATCCAAGAAGTTGGTTGTGGCCACGGAGAAGAATGTGATTGCAGCTTTAAATTCCCGAACTGGGGAAATCT TGTGGCGCCACGTGGACAAGGGCACGGCAGAGGGGGCTGTGGACGCCATGCTGCTCCATGGACAGG ATGCAATCACTGTGTCCAATGGAGGCCGCATCATGCGTTCCTGGGAGACTAACATTGGGGGCCTGAACTGGGAGATAACCTTGGACAGTGGCAG TTTCCAGGCACTTGGGCTGGTGGGCCTGCAGGACTCTGTGAGGTATGTTGCAGTCCTGAAGAGGACGACTCTTGCCCTCCATCACCTCTCCAGTGGGCATCTGAAGTGGGTAGAACAACTCCCAGAAAG TGACAGCATCCACTACCAGATGGTGTATTCCTACGGCTCTGGGGTGGTGTGGGCCCTCGGCATCGTTCCCTTTAGCCATGTGAACATTGTCAAGTTTAACGTGGAAGATGGAGAGATTGTTCAGCAG GTCAGGGTTTCGACTCCGTGGCTGCACCGTCTTACCGGAGCCTGTGGCCTGGTGGATGAGGCTGTGCTGGTGTGCCCTGACCCAGGCTCACGATCCCTCCACACTTTGGCCCTGGAGACAGAGTGGGAACTGCGGCAGATCCCACTGCAG TCTCTTGACTTAGAATTTGGAAGTGGATTCCAACCCCGGGTCCTGCCAACACAGCCCACCCCAGTGGATCCTTCTCGGGCCCAGTTCTTCCTACAGTTGTCCCCAAATCACTATGCTCTGTTGCACTACCACCATGGGGCTCTGAGTCTGCTCAAGAACTTCCCCCAG ACTGCCCTGGTGAGCTTTGGCACCACTGGGGAGAAAACCGTGGCTGCAGTCATGACCTGTCGGAACGAAGTA AAACCTAGCAATTCTGAAGATGGGTCAATGGGGAGCTTTTCGGAGAAGTCTAGTGCACAG GACTCGCTGGCTTGCTTCAACCAGACCTACACCATTAACCTCTACTTAGTAGAGACGGGTCGGCGACTGCTGGACACTGCAATTTCATTTAGCCTGGAACAGAATGACACTCGGCCAGAGCGG CTGTACATCCAGGTGTTCTTGAAGAAGGACGACTCAGTTGGCTACCGGGCCTTGGTGCAGACGCAGGATCACTTGCTCCTTTTTCTACAGCAGCTGG CAGGGAAGGTGGTGTTGTGGACCCGGGAGGAGTCCCTGGCAGAAGTGGTGTGCCTGGAAATGGTGGACCTCCCCCTGACTGGGGCGCAGGCTGAGCTGGAAGGAGAATTTGGCAAGAAGGCAG ATGGCCTGCTGGGGATGTTCCTGAAACGCCTCTCGTCTCAGCTCATCCTGCTGCAGGCGTGGACTTCACACCTCTGGAAAATGTTCTATGATGCTCGGAAGCCCCGAAGTCAGATTAAGAACGAGATCAACATCGACACCTTGGCCAGAGATGAGTTCAACTTGCagaagatgatggtgatggtaacaGCCTCAGGCAAG CTTTTTGGCATTGAGAGCAGCTCTGGCACCATCCTGTGGAAACAGTATCTACCCAATGTCAAGCCAGACTCCTCCTTTAAACTGATGGTCCAGAGAACGACTGCTCacttcccccacccaccccagtgcACCCTCCTGGTGAAGGACAAG GAAACAGGAATGAGTTCTCTGTACGTCTTTAATCCCATTTTTGGGAAGTGGAGTCAAGTGGCTCCCCCCGTGCTAAAGCGGCCCATCTTGCAGTCCTTGCTTCTCCCGGTCATGGATCAAGACTATGCCAAGGTGCTGCTGTTGATAGATGATGAGTACAAG GTCACAGCTTTCCCAGCCACACGGAATGTCTTGAGACAGCTACATGAGCTTGCCCCTTCCATCTTCTTCTATTTGGTGGATGCAGAGCAGGGACGGCTGAGTGGATACCGGCTTCGAAAG GATCTCACCACTGAACTGAGTTGGGAGCTGACCATTCCCCCAGAAGTACAGCGGATTGTCAAGGTGAAGGGGAAACGCAGCAGCGAGCATGTCCATTCCCAGGGCCGGGTGATGGGGGACCGCAGTGTGCTCTACAAG AGCCTGAATCCCAACCTGCTGGCCGTGGTGACCGAGAGCATGGATGTCCACCATGAACGCACCTTCATTGGCATCTTCCTCATTGATGGTGTCACTGGGCGTATCATCCACTCATCTGTGCAGAAGAAAGCCAAGGGCCCTGTCCATATTGTGCATTCAGAGAATTGGGTGGTG TATCAGTACTGGAACACCAAGGCGCGGCGCAACGAGCTTACTGCACTGGAGCTCTATGAGGGTACCGAGCAGTACAATGCCACCGCCTTCAGCTCCCTGGACCGTCCCCAGCTGCCCCAGGTCCTCCAGCAATCCTACATCTTCCCGTCCTCCATCAGTGCCATGGAAGCCACCATCACTGAGCGGGGCATCACCAGCCGACACCTGCTCA TTGGGCTCCCTTCTGGAGCAATTCTTTCCCTCCCCAAGGCCTTGCTGGATCCCCGGCGTCCTGAGATCCCAACGGAACAAAGCAG agaggagaaccTAATCCCGTATTCTCCAGACGTACAGATACATGCAGAGCGGTTCATCAACTACAACCAGACGGTCTCCCGGATGCGAGGCATCTACACGGCTCCCTCAGGCCTGGAGTCCACTTGTTTG GTTGTGGCCTATGGTTTGGACATTTACCAAACGCGAGTCTACCCATCCAAACAGTTTGATGTCCTGAAGGATGACTATGACTATGTGTTAATCAGCAGTGTCCTCTTTGGCCTTGTTTTTGCCACCATGATCACTAAGAGACTGGCACAGGTGAAACTCCTGAATCGAGCCTGGCGGTAA
- the Emc1 gene encoding ER membrane protein complex subunit 1 isoform X3, with protein sequence MAATLASRCWLWAALLIPAAAVYEDQVGKFDWRQQYVGKLKFASLEFSPGSKKLVVATEKNVIAALNSRTGEILWRHVDKGTAEGAVDAMLLHGQDAITVSNGGRIMRSWETNIGGLNWEITLDSGSFQALGLVGLQDSVRYVAVLKRTTLALHHLSSGHLKWVEQLPESDSIHYQMVYSYGSGVVWALGIVPFSHVNIVKFNVEDGEIVQQVRVSTPWLHRLTGACGLVDEAVLVCPDPGSRSLHTLALETEWELRQIPLQSLDLEFGSGFQPRVLPTQPTPVDPSRAQFFLQLSPNHYALLHYHHGALSLLKNFPQTALVSFGTTGEKTVAAVMTCRNEVQKPSNSEDGSMGSFSEKSSAQDSLACFNQTYTINLYLVETGRRLLDTAISFSLEQNDTRPERLYIQVFLKKDDSVGYRALVQTQDHLLLFLQQLGKVVLWTREESLAEVVCLEMVDLPLTGAQAELEGEFGKKADGLLGMFLKRLSSQLILLQAWTSHLWKMFYDARKPRSQIKNEINIDTLARDEFNLQKMMVMVTASGKLFGIESSSGTILWKQYLPNVKPDSSFKLMVQRTTAHFPHPPQCTLLVKDKETGMSSLYVFNPIFGKWSQVAPPVLKRPILQSLLLPVMDQDYAKVLLLIDDEYKVTAFPATRNVLRQLHELAPSIFFYLVDAEQGRLSGYRLRKDLTTELSWELTIPPEVQRIVKVKGKRSSEHVHSQGRVMGDRSVLYKSLNPNLLAVVTESMDVHHERTFIGIFLIDGVTGRIIHSSVQKKAKGPVHIVHSENWVVYQYWNTKARRNELTALELYEGTEQYNATAFSSLDRPQLPQVLQQSYIFPSSISAMEATITERGITSRHLLIGLPSGAILSLPKALLDPRRPEIPTEQSREENLIPYSPDVQIHAERFINYNQTVSRMRGIYTAPSGLESTCLVVAYGLDIYQTRVYPSKQFDVLKDDYDYVLISSVLFGLVFATMITKRLAQVKLLNRAWR encoded by the exons GAGACAGCAGTATGTTGGGAAGCTCAAGTTTGCCTCCTTGGAATTTTCCCCTGGATCCAAGAAGTTGGTTGTGGCCACGGAGAAGAATGTGATTGCAGCTTTAAATTCCCGAACTGGGGAAATCT TGTGGCGCCACGTGGACAAGGGCACGGCAGAGGGGGCTGTGGACGCCATGCTGCTCCATGGACAGG ATGCAATCACTGTGTCCAATGGAGGCCGCATCATGCGTTCCTGGGAGACTAACATTGGGGGCCTGAACTGGGAGATAACCTTGGACAGTGGCAG TTTCCAGGCACTTGGGCTGGTGGGCCTGCAGGACTCTGTGAGGTATGTTGCAGTCCTGAAGAGGACGACTCTTGCCCTCCATCACCTCTCCAGTGGGCATCTGAAGTGGGTAGAACAACTCCCAGAAAG TGACAGCATCCACTACCAGATGGTGTATTCCTACGGCTCTGGGGTGGTGTGGGCCCTCGGCATCGTTCCCTTTAGCCATGTGAACATTGTCAAGTTTAACGTGGAAGATGGAGAGATTGTTCAGCAG GTCAGGGTTTCGACTCCGTGGCTGCACCGTCTTACCGGAGCCTGTGGCCTGGTGGATGAGGCTGTGCTGGTGTGCCCTGACCCAGGCTCACGATCCCTCCACACTTTGGCCCTGGAGACAGAGTGGGAACTGCGGCAGATCCCACTGCAG TCTCTTGACTTAGAATTTGGAAGTGGATTCCAACCCCGGGTCCTGCCAACACAGCCCACCCCAGTGGATCCTTCTCGGGCCCAGTTCTTCCTACAGTTGTCCCCAAATCACTATGCTCTGTTGCACTACCACCATGGGGCTCTGAGTCTGCTCAAGAACTTCCCCCAG ACTGCCCTGGTGAGCTTTGGCACCACTGGGGAGAAAACCGTGGCTGCAGTCATGACCTGTCGGAACGAAGTA cAGAAACCTAGCAATTCTGAAGATGGGTCAATGGGGAGCTTTTCGGAGAAGTCTAGTGCACAG GACTCGCTGGCTTGCTTCAACCAGACCTACACCATTAACCTCTACTTAGTAGAGACGGGTCGGCGACTGCTGGACACTGCAATTTCATTTAGCCTGGAACAGAATGACACTCGGCCAGAGCGG CTGTACATCCAGGTGTTCTTGAAGAAGGACGACTCAGTTGGCTACCGGGCCTTGGTGCAGACGCAGGATCACTTGCTCCTTTTTCTACAGCAGCTGG GGAAGGTGGTGTTGTGGACCCGGGAGGAGTCCCTGGCAGAAGTGGTGTGCCTGGAAATGGTGGACCTCCCCCTGACTGGGGCGCAGGCTGAGCTGGAAGGAGAATTTGGCAAGAAGGCAG ATGGCCTGCTGGGGATGTTCCTGAAACGCCTCTCGTCTCAGCTCATCCTGCTGCAGGCGTGGACTTCACACCTCTGGAAAATGTTCTATGATGCTCGGAAGCCCCGAAGTCAGATTAAGAACGAGATCAACATCGACACCTTGGCCAGAGATGAGTTCAACTTGCagaagatgatggtgatggtaacaGCCTCAGGCAAG CTTTTTGGCATTGAGAGCAGCTCTGGCACCATCCTGTGGAAACAGTATCTACCCAATGTCAAGCCAGACTCCTCCTTTAAACTGATGGTCCAGAGAACGACTGCTCacttcccccacccaccccagtgcACCCTCCTGGTGAAGGACAAG GAAACAGGAATGAGTTCTCTGTACGTCTTTAATCCCATTTTTGGGAAGTGGAGTCAAGTGGCTCCCCCCGTGCTAAAGCGGCCCATCTTGCAGTCCTTGCTTCTCCCGGTCATGGATCAAGACTATGCCAAGGTGCTGCTGTTGATAGATGATGAGTACAAG GTCACAGCTTTCCCAGCCACACGGAATGTCTTGAGACAGCTACATGAGCTTGCCCCTTCCATCTTCTTCTATTTGGTGGATGCAGAGCAGGGACGGCTGAGTGGATACCGGCTTCGAAAG GATCTCACCACTGAACTGAGTTGGGAGCTGACCATTCCCCCAGAAGTACAGCGGATTGTCAAGGTGAAGGGGAAACGCAGCAGCGAGCATGTCCATTCCCAGGGCCGGGTGATGGGGGACCGCAGTGTGCTCTACAAG AGCCTGAATCCCAACCTGCTGGCCGTGGTGACCGAGAGCATGGATGTCCACCATGAACGCACCTTCATTGGCATCTTCCTCATTGATGGTGTCACTGGGCGTATCATCCACTCATCTGTGCAGAAGAAAGCCAAGGGCCCTGTCCATATTGTGCATTCAGAGAATTGGGTGGTG TATCAGTACTGGAACACCAAGGCGCGGCGCAACGAGCTTACTGCACTGGAGCTCTATGAGGGTACCGAGCAGTACAATGCCACCGCCTTCAGCTCCCTGGACCGTCCCCAGCTGCCCCAGGTCCTCCAGCAATCCTACATCTTCCCGTCCTCCATCAGTGCCATGGAAGCCACCATCACTGAGCGGGGCATCACCAGCCGACACCTGCTCA TTGGGCTCCCTTCTGGAGCAATTCTTTCCCTCCCCAAGGCCTTGCTGGATCCCCGGCGTCCTGAGATCCCAACGGAACAAAGCAG agaggagaaccTAATCCCGTATTCTCCAGACGTACAGATACATGCAGAGCGGTTCATCAACTACAACCAGACGGTCTCCCGGATGCGAGGCATCTACACGGCTCCCTCAGGCCTGGAGTCCACTTGTTTG GTTGTGGCCTATGGTTTGGACATTTACCAAACGCGAGTCTACCCATCCAAACAGTTTGATGTCCTGAAGGATGACTATGACTATGTGTTAATCAGCAGTGTCCTCTTTGGCCTTGTTTTTGCCACCATGATCACTAAGAGACTGGCACAGGTGAAACTCCTGAATCGAGCCTGGCGGTAA